Genomic window (Paraburkholderia phenazinium):
CTCGCCGAGCGCATCTTGCGGCGCGGCGACTTCGCGTTCTTCGGCATGATCGGCTCGCACAGCAAGCGCAAGCAGTTCGAGCACCGGCTCGCCGCGCGCGGCCTCGATCCTGCGCTGGTGGCGCGGATGAAATGCCCGCTCGGCGTGGACGGCATCGTCGACAAGTCGCCGGAGATCATTGCGATCTCCGCGGCCGCGCAGGTGTTGCAGGCGGTCGAAGCGAACGCTCACGCCACCCAGGCAGCATGATGGGGCAACGTTCGGCCGCACGCATCCGGCACGGCTCGACTCATCCCGAATCACCTCATTAAACCAACGAACATGAATACGACGACCACCCTCACTCTCGCCGACAAGGTGGCAGCCGCGCCGAAGGCCGAGCTGCATATCCATATCGAAGGCTCGCTGGAACCCGAACTGATCTTCGCGCTTGCAGAGCGCAACGGCGTGAAGCTCGCCTACGACTCGATCGAGGCGCTGCGCGCCGCGTATGCGTTTACCGACTTGCAGTCGTTCCTCGACATCTACTACGCCGGCGCCAGCGTCCTGCTGCATGAGCAGGACTTCTACGACATGACGATGGCCTACGTCGAGCGCTCGCTCGCGGACAACGTCACGCACACCGAAATTTTCTTCGATCCGCAAACGCATACCGAGCGCGGCGTATCGATCGCCACCGTCGTGGCGGGTATCGAGCGCGCGCTGGCCGACGCCGAAAAGCGCGGCCTGACGAGCAAGCTGATCCTGTGCTTCCTGCGCCATCTGTCCGAAGAGGATGCGCTCGCAACCTTCGAAGAGGCGTTGCCTTTGTTCGACCAGTACCCGCATCGGCTGATCGGCGTGGGCCTCGATTCGTCGGAGCGCGGCCATCCGCCGTCGAAGTTCGAGCGCGTGTTCGCGAAGGCGCGTGCCAAGGGGCTGAAGCTCGTCGCGCATGCGGGCGAAGAAGGCCCGCCGTCGTACATCTACGAAGCGCTCGATCTGCTGAAAGTGGATCGTGTCGATCACGGCGTGCGCAGCATCGAAGACCCGGCGCTCGTCACGCGTCTGGCCGACACCCGCGTCGCGTTGACCGTGTGCCCGCTGTCGAACCTGAAGCTGTGCGTATTCGACGACCTGACGAAACACACGTTGAAGGCGCTGCTCGACAAGGGCGTCGCCGTCACTGTGAATTCCGACGATCCGGCTTACTTCGGCGGCTACGTCAACGCGAACTACCTCGCCACCATCGAGGCG
Coding sequences:
- a CDS encoding adenosine deaminase, whose translation is MNTTTTLTLADKVAAAPKAELHIHIEGSLEPELIFALAERNGVKLAYDSIEALRAAYAFTDLQSFLDIYYAGASVLLHEQDFYDMTMAYVERSLADNVTHTEIFFDPQTHTERGVSIATVVAGIERALADAEKRGLTSKLILCFLRHLSEEDALATFEEALPLFDQYPHRLIGVGLDSSERGHPPSKFERVFAKARAKGLKLVAHAGEEGPPSYIYEALDLLKVDRVDHGVRSIEDPALVTRLADTRVALTVCPLSNLKLCVFDDLTKHTLKALLDKGVAVTVNSDDPAYFGGYVNANYLATIEALKLTDAEVYTIIRNSFEAAFVTPAERDALIAKLDAHWHG